In the genome of Anabaena cylindrica PCC 7122, the window TGACGACATAATTGCTGATTAATAAAAAATTGACGTTTTCAACATTAATACTTCAAGAACACTGACAAAATAAATAACAATGACAGACTATATTCGTATGAAAACCAGCAGCGGTAATGTATTCGCTGATTTAGGTTTACCCAACCCAGATGAAATGCTAGTAAAAGCAGAATTAGCTCGTAAAATTAGTAATGCTATCACTGCTCGTCATATCACCCAAGCAGAAGCAGCTGAATTATTAGGAATTGATCAACCAAAAGTTTCGGCTTTAATGAGAGGAAGACTTACAGGTTTTTCTCTAGAAAGAATGTTTAGATTTCTCAATACATTGGGAATTGATGTTGAAATTACAGTCAAACCTACATCTAAAAATAATGCACGGATAACTGTAGTTTAATTTGTGCTTCTGAAAATTCAAAATTCAAGGAAGAAATATATGACTACTTTAGTGAAAGAATTATTAAACACATTTGATAGTTTACCAGAATCAGAAAGACTAGAAATAGCTGTGGTAATTTTGAAACGGGTTACAAATTTAGAATTTCCACCTTTATCAAATGAAGATTTAGTGTGGAATGCTGAAGAAATTTTTTTGGAATTAGATGAATACTAAACATATAGTAACAGCTTATGACTTCCATTAATTTACAATTATCATCTGATTTAATTAATGAAGGTGAGCAAGCTATTCGTCAAGAATTGGCTTTACAATTGTATGACCAAAATATCTTTAATTTTGGTCAAGCACGACGTTTAGCTAATTTATCTGTTTAGGAATTTCAGCAACTTTTAGGAACAAGGAAAATTGAACGACATTATAGTGAAGTTGATTTATTAGAAGATGTAAATACTATTCAAGAAGGTTTTTAAGAATTGTGACTGTTATTTGCAACGCTACACCTTTGATTAATTTTTCTGCTATTAATTGTCTGGATATTTTACAAGAAAGGAATGGTGAAGTAAAAAATCATCTGCGTTTATCTGCGTTTAATTATTACAGCTTGCACCTTATTTGAATAGTAATTGCTATATAAATGAAAAAGCTATTATTCCTCTGTAGCCAAAATAAACTGCGTAGTCCTACCGCTGAAGCTGTGTTTTCAGAATATCCAGGACTAGAGGTAGAATCTGCTGGTTTGGACAGAACAGCCGATAACCCAGTTTCTACAGAATCTATTAACTGGGCTGATATTATTTTTGTAATGGAAAAATCCCACAAAAGCAAGCTATCTAAGAATTTTCAGCCATTTCTCAAGGGTAAAAGGGTGATCTGTTTAGACATTCCCGATGAGTATGAATATATGGAACTTGCTTTAATTGAGTTGTTACAACAGAAAGTTCTGCCGCTATTGGGAACATTTAGTTGAAATATCTACTGAAAGCTGCTTTGCTGCTTGATAAAAAGATACTTGTAAGTATTGCAATCCCGATATTTTATCCACTACCAGCAGCAAATCACTCAAACTAAATTTTATACTACTATACATTTGTATATATTTGTACATGAAAATATGTATTTCTGCCAGAAATATATATTTTCTCTCCACAAGTTTTGCACAATAATGGTCTAAATTTAGAACCATCAGGGTGATAGGACGATGCCTGTGACAAAACTGTCAGTGCTTCTCCTTGTCCTGAGTTCATCTAAAAATTATGTAAAAATAACTTCTAAGTAGATCTATGAATAATCTAAAATCTATGGAAACTAAACTACTCTTTCAAGAATTTCAAATCTGTACACAACTGCAATACAACGGACAGTTAAAAATTCAAACCTTACAAGGAAAAAGTTGGATTTTCTATTACAGTCTGGGACAGTTAGTTTGGGCAACAGGAGGGATTCACCCCTCTCGTCGATTACGTAGAAATATCGCTCAATTCTGTCCTCAGATTGATACTAATAAATTATTTTTAAATTCTGAAGATACCTCACTAGATTACTGGGATTATCAACTTTTAGAAAACTTACATCAAGACCAGAAAATCCAACTAAATCAAATTAATGCTATTGCCGAAAGTACTATATCAGAACTTTTGTTTGATTTAGTTCAGCAGGCAAATTTCAACTCTTTTAATTGTGAACGTAATCAAGAGGTAATACTACGACTACAAACTTCTTCCACTAATGCAAATATGTTTCTCCAGCAAATGCAAAACTGCTGGAATAATTGGTCACAAGCTGGTTTAGCAAGCTTGTCTCCTGACTTGGCACCAGTTCTACTAAAACCAGAAAAACTCCGGCAGCAAGTTAGCCCAAATGTCTACAAAAACTTTGAGAACTTAATCAACGGTAAACATACTCTGTGGGATTTAGCCGTCAAAATGAAACAGAGTGTATTATCAGTTTCTCGTTCATTATTACCCTATATTCAGCAAGGAATCACAAAACTTGTAGAAGTTCCTGATTTACCATTAGCAGTTGCAAGAGTTAAAAATAGCCATATGATTACACGCATTAATAGTGGGAACATTCCTCTCATTGCTTGTGTAGATGATAGCCCTCAAGTTTGTCAAATTCTAGAGCGCATCATTACCTCAAATGGAATGAGGTTTCTCAAGATTCAAGATCCTCTGCAAGCTTTACCGATTCTGATTCAAAATAAACCAGACTTGATTTTCTTAGATTTGATGATGCCAGGTATGAATGGTTACGAACTTTGCACTAGTTTGCGACGCACTACCACTTTCGCCAACACACCACTAGCTATTTTAACAGGAAGTAATGGTGCTTTTGATAGAGCTAGAGCTAAGGTATTTGGTGCTACAGATTTTATTAATAAACCTATATCAATTGATAAAATTTGGAGCATAGTAGATAAATATTTAAGCACTGCACCCAAAAATGTGCATCTATCCAATTCCTGCTTCCTCCCTTCTGTAAATGACGAATCTTTATGCACATCTAGTTAATACAAAATTGCTATCAATCTGGATTTCTATAGTGATGTTAAAACTCACTCTGAGCATAACGAGGTAAGGATACAATAAATGTTGTACCTAAGTTCTCTCGACTCTCCAATGAAATATTTCCTTGATGAACTTCAACACATTTTTTCACAATTGCTAATCCTAAACCCGTTCCTTTGATGTTACCTACATTACTACAGCGGTAAAATGCTTCAAACAAGTGTGATTGGTTTTCTAAGGGAATTCCTATTCCCTGATCACGTACTTTGAAGATAGTAATATGATTCTGACATTCTAAATCTAAATAAATTTCAGATCTAGAAGGAGAATACTTAATAGCATTGGAAAGTAAGTTGGTGAGGATACGCTGGAGTAATATTAAATCCATCTCTGCTTTTGTGGAGTTGCTAGCGCAATTAAAACAGATTAGATGTTGATTACCCAAACTATATTGCAGACTATCAATAAGTTCTTTACAAAAATTTTCTAAGTCAACTAATACAGGCTCATACTGCATTTTACCTACTTCTATTTTCCCAATGAGGAGTATCTCATCTAGCAAGGAAAGCAGTTGGTCAACAGCATTATTAATCTTGTTAATGTAACGGTTGAGCATTTCTGGAGTAGGAATGTCATCACCACATTCAAGCAACCCTGCAAAACCTTGAATACTAGTGAGTGGATTACGAAAATCATGGGAAATCATGGAGACAAATTCTGATTTAAGCCGATTAAGTTCTTGCTCTTTTTTTAAAGCTTTAAGAGCTTGATCTTTTGCTTTTTGTAGTTCTTGTTGCATTTGTCTTAGGCTTAATTGAGTCTCAATTCGAGCCAGAACTTCTTCTAACTGAAAAGGTTTGGTAATGTAATCTATCCCTCCTGTTTTAAAAGCTCTAACCTTATCTATTGTTTCGCTGAGTGCGCTAAGAAAAATTACTGGTATAGCTTGAGTCTGTTTATCCAATTTTAAGCGCTCACAGACTTCGTAGCCATTCATGTTAGGCATATTGATATCTAGTAATATGATATCTGGATGCTCGATTTCCACTGCCTTGAGTGCGATCGCACCGCTATTGGCACAACGTACCTCATATCCCTGTTCCTCCAGCATACTGGACAGTAAATGTAGGTTGTTTGGTGTGTCATCAACAATTAGAATGTTAGCTTTACAGGGATAGGACTGAAAATTATTCATAATTAAAGCGAGTTTAAAACTAGATAAATCTTATTTTATTTGGTTAAAAAATTATGTAAATTAGTATTTCATCTCAAATTTAGATAATTACTTTATAATCAACCTAGTCTATTTGATAGTTTCTCTTCCTCATTACTAGCCCAAACAAATATTTTAAAGGTAACAAATAAATACTTACTATCACGTCTTATTTCTGAGTGTTTGGATGCGCTGGAGACGGTTGACAATTCTGGTAAATAATTCCTTCGGGACAATTGGCTTGGTTAGGTAATCATCTGCTCCATTGGTAAAGGCTTTCTGCAAAGTTTCCGCATCAGCACAGCTAGTCAGAAATAATATTGGTAGCCAGTTCCAGTCACGATTTTGACGTATATCCCAACACAAATCTAACCCTTCAGTTCCACTGGGCATATTAATATCGAGAATCAGAAAATCTGGGTAAGTCAGTCTTAATGTTTCCCAAAAATTTTCTGGATTTTCTAAACAAGTTAACTGTACTCCTAAAGGTTCTAATAATATTCTTAAGGTCATCAGAATTTGTGGATCATCATCAACGGCTAGAATTGTGGCATTGATCGGGTTAAATAACTTAAATTCTTCGTCTATATTACTTAAATTAATTATCTCTTTAGCAGAGCCTTCTATTTCTTGACGTAAAGCAATTACTAACGGTTCTAATTTTTGAGCAATTTTTTGTTGGTAAACTACCGTAAAGTGCGATGGAGATTTAAAATCTGACTCCAAGAAAATTTCTATTTGTCGAGCCAAATTGCTCCCCTGTTCAAAGCCAAACATACCCAGAGATCCCACAAGTTTATGGGCATTTTGAATTGCTTTTTGGTGTGAGATCTCATCAAATAAACCAACTACTAAAGTGGATATAAATTGTTCCAAAGCGGTCAAACGTTCAAAAGTTAAGTTTTTAGTCTGCTGCCATATTTGGACAATAGAGTTATCTAAAGTTTCTTGTTTAGCTGAATTAACAACTAATTGATCATTTTTTGTGGAAAGGAAAGCAGAATTAATTCGATATCCTTGACCATATACCGTTTCTAGGAAATCACCAGCACCAACTGCTTTTAACTCACGGCGAATATTTTTAATATGTGATCTAACTGTAGATTCATTGGGTAGCTCATCATCAAATGCCCACAGATGATTAACAATATCTCCGCAACTGTAAATCCGTTTTTGATTGCGAAAAAACAACTCTACTAAAAGATACTCTTTGCGGCTAAACTTTAGTAACTGTGATCCATAAGTTACTTCATGCAGATTGGGATCAAGGCGTAATTCACCACACATGAGTACCACAGAACTAGATGTACTTCCTCTACGGATTAAGGCACGGATACGGGCAGCCAGTTCTTCAACATTAAATGGCTTGACAACATAATCATCTGCTCCGCTGTCTAGCCCCATAAGCTTATCATTTGTGGTATCACAAGCAGTCAGTAACATTACCAAAACTGGATTTTTTATCTCTCTCAAACGACGACAGAAGCTGATCCCATCCAGTTTAGGGAGCATCACATCCAACAATACTAGATCATATTGAAAGCTTTCTATGTACTCCCAACCAGTCTCACCATCGCTGGCTACATCTACCACATAATTTTGTTTCTGTAGCACATTAGTCAAAACTTTCACTATAGTTTCATCATCATCTACTAGTAAAATCCTCATAGGTTAATCTTTAACTCCTGTGTATCCTCACAATTTATCTCTTTAAGTTAAATTTTATAACTATACTCAAATTAAAAGTTATGTAATGTTACTGAATATTTGGTTAATACATTGATTGATTTCTGGTTGAAGGCCTACAAGCTGGAGTAGACTAATAATGTGATATTTGCTGCCCACGTTGATGATCAAGATTTCGGAATACTGAAAAAAGTGAAGATTATCTATTTTTATTGGATATTATCTTCTCCAAGTCATAATCTAGCAGATGTATACTTCCCTACGGGTAAGTATTGGTTTTCTAGGAGGTAGAGATGAAAAGAAAAACAGTTTTGGTGATTGATGATGAAGATGATATTCGGGAGGTTGCAAAAATCAGCCTAGAAATTATGGCAGGATTAAAAGTTATCTTAGCTAGAACCAGCCATGAAGGAATACAAAAAGCTGAGACTGAACAACCTGATGCTATTTTACTAGATGTGATGTTACCAGATCTCGATGGGGTCAAGACATTTCAGAAACTCCAGTCCAACCCATTAACTCAGAATATTCCAGTTATTTTGCTAACTGCCAAAGTACAGGCATCTGATCAACGACTCTTTGCGGATTTGGGTGTTCGAGCGCTGATTGCTAAACCCTTTAAGCCGGCTCAATTAGCTGAAAAGTTATTACTAGCTCTTGGTTGGAGTCATGGAAATATTGTGGATTAATCCAAAAAATAAATCATTAGGAAATGTTTTGGTGAAAGATTTGTCCAGGAAGTAAGTAATTTGCTCTCTTCCTGTAGCTGATTCAATATATATCCACGAATTTTCCACAATCTGGCAATACAATCTTTAAATTAATAGCCTAATTACTTAGTTAATACAGAGTACAAATTATGACAAATATCCTAGATTCAAATCTACACTTTAATGATGCTGCTAATCTAGAAATTAAGGATGAAAATTTCTTCTTGGGTATCAGTCATGAATTGCGTACCCCTTTGACAGCAATTCAGGTTGCTCTTGATCTGTTAAGTTCAGGCAAGCTCGGCAATAATCTTTCGCCGCAGGAACTACGGATGGTGGAGATTGCGACCAAAAATACAGAACGGCTGATGCGGCTGACGAATGCCATTGAACGAGAGCCAGAAGCTCAAACTCTCTTCCTGTCACCGGCAGAATTTGCTCACCTGCGGTTGGAGCGAGATCTAAAAATGGCGTTGACTCGCAATGAGTTTAAGCTGTGCTATCAGCCAATAGTTTCCTTGACAAACAATCAAATTAGCGGTTTTGAAGCTTTGATTCGCTGGCAACACCCCACTTGGGGGATTATCTATCCTGACAAATTTATTCCTCTGGCAGAGGAAAAAGGCTTGATTATTGACATAGGTTTTTGGGTTTTACAAGAGGCTTGTCGTCAACTTTGTAGCTGGCAACAGCATTCTCCTGACCTTTTTAACTCCTTGACGATGAGTGTAAATGTCTCTAGTAAACAGTTGGCACTTCCTCTTTTAGTGGAACAAGTGAAGCAAGTTTTGCAGGAAACTGGTCTACAGCCTCACAACTTAGTAATAGAAATTACTGAGAGTGCTATAATTGATAACCAGGTAAATGCTCATAAAACTTTAGCGGACTTACAAAATTTAGGAGTTCGGTTGTATATAGATGATTTCGGCACGGGTTATTCTTCCCTGAGCCGACTTTATGAACTGCCATTAGATGTCTTAAAGATTGATCGTTCTTTTGTACAGAAGTTGGATTGTTCCAGCGGCAACCACATAGTTCAAGCGATCGCCAACCTAGCACATAACTTAGGACTTGAGGTAATTGCCGAGGGGGTAGAAACAGTTGAACAAATGAACAAGCTTCAATTAATCGGTTGTAATCAAGGACAGGGATATTTCTTTGCCAAGCCCTTAGAAAATCATGAGATTGTAGATTTTTTATTCAATCAGTCTACAGCCGTTAGCTAATGAATACGCTTTCGCTAGGGCAAGCGATCGCTTGCTTACCCGTAAAATGAATATGAACCAGCAGCAACCTTCTCAATCCCTAGCAAATATCTTGGTGGTTGATGATAGTCCAGTAAATTTAGTTCTGCTCTCCAAGGTACTTACTAATTATGGTTATAAAGTGCGGT includes:
- a CDS encoding response regulator; amino-acid sequence: MNNLKSMETKLLFQEFQICTQLQYNGQLKIQTLQGKSWIFYYSLGQLVWATGGIHPSRRLRRNIAQFCPQIDTNKLFLNSEDTSLDYWDYQLLENLHQDQKIQLNQINAIAESTISELLFDLVQQANFNSFNCERNQEVILRLQTSSTNANMFLQQMQNCWNNWSQAGLASLSPDLAPVLLKPEKLRQQVSPNVYKNFENLINGKHTLWDLAVKMKQSVLSVSRSLLPYIQQGITKLVEVPDLPLAVARVKNSHMITRINSGNIPLIACVDDSPQVCQILERIITSNGMRFLKIQDPLQALPILIQNKPDLIFLDLMMPGMNGYELCTSLRRTTTFANTPLAILTGSNGAFDRARAKVFGATDFINKPISIDKIWSIVDKYLSTAPKNVHLSNSCFLPSVNDESLCTSS
- a CDS encoding response regulator, translated to MKRKTVLVIDDEDDIREVAKISLEIMAGLKVILARTSHEGIQKAETEQPDAILLDVMLPDLDGVKTFQKLQSNPLTQNIPVILLTAKVQASDQRLFADLGVRALIAKPFKPAQLAEKLLLALGWSHGNIVD
- a CDS encoding low molecular weight protein tyrosine phosphatase family protein, with the protein product MKKLLFLCSQNKLRSPTAEAVFSEYPGLEVESAGLDRTADNPVSTESINWADIIFVMEKSHKSKLSKNFQPFLKGKRVICLDIPDEYEYMELALIELLQQKVLPLLGTFS
- a CDS encoding helix-turn-helix domain-containing protein, with protein sequence MTDYIRMKTSSGNVFADLGLPNPDEMLVKAELARKISNAITARHITQAEAAELLGIDQPKVSALMRGRLTGFSLERMFRFLNTLGIDVEITVKPTSKNNARITVV
- a CDS encoding putative bifunctional diguanylate cyclase/phosphodiesterase gives rise to the protein MTNILDSNLHFNDAANLEIKDENFFLGISHELRTPLTAIQVALDLLSSGKLGNNLSPQELRMVEIATKNTERLMRLTNAIEREPEAQTLFLSPAEFAHLRLERDLKMALTRNEFKLCYQPIVSLTNNQISGFEALIRWQHPTWGIIYPDKFIPLAEEKGLIIDIGFWVLQEACRQLCSWQQHSPDLFNSLTMSVNVSSKQLALPLLVEQVKQVLQETGLQPHNLVIEITESAIIDNQVNAHKTLADLQNLGVRLYIDDFGTGYSSLSRLYELPLDVLKIDRSFVQKLDCSSGNHIVQAIANLAHNLGLEVIAEGVETVEQMNKLQLIGCNQGQGYFFAKPLENHEIVDFLFNQSTAVS
- a CDS encoding hybrid sensor histidine kinase/response regulator — encoded protein: MNNFQSYPCKANILIVDDTPNNLHLLSSMLEEQGYEVRCANSGAIALKAVEIEHPDIILLDINMPNMNGYEVCERLKLDKQTQAIPVIFLSALSETIDKVRAFKTGGIDYITKPFQLEEVLARIETQLSLRQMQQELQKAKDQALKALKKEQELNRLKSEFVSMISHDFRNPLTSIQGFAGLLECGDDIPTPEMLNRYINKINNAVDQLLSLLDEILLIGKIEVGKMQYEPVLVDLENFCKELIDSLQYSLGNQHLICFNCASNSTKAEMDLILLQRILTNLLSNAIKYSPSRSEIYLDLECQNHITIFKVRDQGIGIPLENQSHLFEAFYRCSNVGNIKGTGLGLAIVKKCVEVHQGNISLESRENLGTTFIVSLPRYAQSEF
- a CDS encoding response regulator: MRILLVDDDETIVKVLTNVLQKQNYVVDVASDGETGWEYIESFQYDLVLLDVMLPKLDGISFCRRLREIKNPVLVMLLTACDTTNDKLMGLDSGADDYVVKPFNVEELAARIRALIRRGSTSSSVVLMCGELRLDPNLHEVTYGSQLLKFSRKEYLLVELFFRNQKRIYSCGDIVNHLWAFDDELPNESTVRSHIKNIRRELKAVGAGDFLETVYGQGYRINSAFLSTKNDQLVVNSAKQETLDNSIVQIWQQTKNLTFERLTALEQFISTLVVGLFDEISHQKAIQNAHKLVGSLGMFGFEQGSNLARQIEIFLESDFKSPSHFTVVYQQKIAQKLEPLVIALRQEIEGSAKEIINLSNIDEEFKLFNPINATILAVDDDPQILMTLRILLEPLGVQLTCLENPENFWETLRLTYPDFLILDINMPSGTEGLDLCWDIRQNRDWNWLPILFLTSCADAETLQKAFTNGADDYLTKPIVPKELFTRIVNRLQRIQTLRNKT